The following proteins come from a genomic window of Fibrobacter sp.:
- a CDS encoding DUF2760 domain-containing protein, whose amino-acid sequence MNRVELALRTFFWIFFNKKFADKIEEFFIEKPAPEEAKEEVVVKKEAPRVHRSEAVQVIALMQREGRLVDFLKEPIDTYSDAQIGAAVRDIHRDCGAVLDRVFGVEPLLKDDEGKEITVLPGFDPEQYHLTGNVSGNPPYNGILRHHGWRATKVELPLWQGCDESVNVLAAAEVELK is encoded by the coding sequence ATGAACCGAGTAGAGCTCGCGTTACGGACATTTTTCTGGATTTTTTTCAACAAAAAATTTGCGGATAAAATTGAGGAGTTTTTCATTGAGAAGCCTGCTCCTGAGGAGGCCAAGGAGGAAGTGGTTGTAAAAAAAGAGGCTCCTCGTGTGCATCGCAGTGAGGCAGTACAGGTGATTGCTCTGATGCAGAGGGAGGGAAGGCTTGTTGATTTTCTGAAAGAACCAATCGATACCTACAGTGATGCTCAGATAGGGGCTGCAGTAAGGGATATTCACCGGGACTGTGGGGCTGTTCTGGACAGAGTATTCGGGGTTGAACCATTGTTGAAGGATGACGAGGGTAAAGAGATTACCGTGCTTCCCGGATTTGATCCTGAACAATATCATCTTACCGGAAATGTTTCCGGAAATCCCCCATATAATGGTATTCTGCGTCATCATGGATGGCGGGCAACCAAAGTGGAACTACCGCTCTGGCAGGGCTGTGATGAATCCGTGAATGTGCTGGCAGCAGCAGAAGTCGAATTGAAATGA
- a CDS encoding Hsp70 family protein gives MAQFAAGIDLGTTNSVVAYVRLDQENAPVELLEIQQLTGPATIDNRKSLPSFCYLATDAEVEKAAYDVPWESGRRYVIGDLARRQSADVPTRTVAAAKSWLAYSRVDRREPILPWNAPSDVEKISPVEASRRYLEHIVSVWNSKFPDAPLSEQQVVLTVPASFDASARELTLEAAHQAGLPQDLLLLEEPQAAVYAWLADAGENWRSRLKVGDTLLICDVGGGTTDFTLIGTGEEEGDLVLRRIAVGNHILVGGDNMDLTLAHFARNVFADKGVNLDPWQAVSLWHACRSAKEELLSENPPETHPVTILGRGSKLIGGTVSVDLESSAVSPLLLDGFFPFCSADSSPSRRPASGFRELGLPFESDTGITRHLAQFLRAHGEGGKSVRPTHILFNGGVFKSEAFRARLMDVVQSWFTEGEVTPLERTPDFDFAVSRGAAYYAFVKQGKGIRIRGGTGRSYYIGIETSGPAVPGIERPLNAFCVVPFGMEEGSEIDVPGEEIGLIVGEPARFRFFSSSVRKNDKPGDIIPYWSEQELEESDSLEAQLPADDKFTEGYVPVKFLSRITELGVFELWCKSTVSDDSWKLEFSVRDNIK, from the coding sequence ATGGCTCAATTTGCAGCAGGAATTGATCTGGGCACAACAAACAGCGTAGTTGCGTATGTAAGATTGGATCAGGAAAATGCACCTGTTGAACTGCTTGAGATTCAGCAGTTAACAGGGCCGGCAACAATTGATAACAGAAAGTCACTGCCTTCTTTCTGTTATCTGGCAACTGATGCGGAGGTGGAAAAGGCGGCATACGATGTGCCCTGGGAGAGCGGGCGCAGATACGTGATAGGTGATCTTGCAAGGAGACAGTCGGCTGATGTTCCAACGCGAACTGTGGCGGCTGCAAAATCATGGCTTGCTTACAGCAGGGTTGATAGACGCGAGCCGATTCTTCCCTGGAATGCCCCCTCTGATGTGGAAAAAATCTCTCCTGTAGAGGCATCCAGACGATATCTGGAGCATATCGTTTCAGTGTGGAACAGCAAATTCCCCGATGCCCCACTTTCGGAGCAGCAAGTCGTACTCACTGTACCTGCTTCCTTTGATGCCAGTGCCCGGGAATTGACACTTGAAGCTGCTCATCAGGCAGGTTTACCTCAGGACTTGCTTCTACTTGAGGAACCGCAGGCTGCTGTTTACGCGTGGCTGGCAGATGCCGGGGAAAACTGGAGGAGCCGACTCAAGGTTGGTGATACACTGCTTATCTGTGATGTCGGGGGAGGAACAACCGATTTCACCCTCATTGGGACCGGAGAGGAAGAGGGGGATCTGGTACTGAGAAGAATCGCAGTGGGAAATCATATACTTGTCGGTGGCGATAACATGGATCTTACACTGGCTCATTTTGCCAGGAATGTATTTGCGGATAAGGGTGTTAACCTTGACCCCTGGCAGGCTGTATCATTATGGCATGCGTGCCGCAGTGCAAAGGAGGAACTTCTTTCAGAAAATCCTCCGGAGACTCATCCTGTGACTATTCTGGGGCGGGGATCGAAACTTATCGGCGGAACTGTTTCGGTCGATCTTGAATCCTCTGCGGTTTCACCACTGTTGCTTGATGGGTTCTTTCCGTTCTGCAGTGCAGACAGTTCTCCATCACGACGTCCTGCATCAGGTTTCCGTGAACTGGGACTTCCTTTTGAATCCGACACCGGTATCACTCGTCATCTGGCTCAGTTTCTCCGTGCACATGGTGAGGGTGGCAAATCTGTAAGGCCGACACACATACTATTCAACGGCGGGGTCTTTAAATCTGAGGCATTCAGGGCACGGCTCATGGATGTTGTACAGAGTTGGTTTACAGAAGGAGAAGTCACACCTCTTGAGCGTACACCTGATTTTGATTTTGCTGTCAGCAGGGGAGCTGCATATTATGCTTTTGTCAAACAGGGTAAAGGTATCCGGATAAGAGGTGGAACAGGCCGTTCATATTATATCGGAATAGAAACAAGCGGACCTGCTGTCCCTGGAATCGAAAGACCTCTCAATGCATTCTGTGTGGTGCCATTCGGGATGGAGGAGGGGAGTGAGATCGATGTGCCTGGTGAGGAGATTGGACTTATTGTGGGTGAGCCTGCAAGGTTCCGTTTCTTTTCATCATCGGTAAGGAAAAACGACAAGCCAGGCGATATAATCCCGTATTGGTCAGAGCAGGAACTTGAGGAGAGTGATTCTCTCGAGGCTCAGCTTCCTGCTGATGACAAGTTTACAGAAGGTTATGTTCCGGTGAAGTTCCTGTCCAGGATAACGGAGCTTGGGGTGTTTGAACTATGGTGTAAGAGTACTGTCTCTGATGATTCCTGGAAGCTTGAGTTCAGCGTCAGAGATAATATCAAATGA